A window from Neobacillus sp. PS3-40 encodes these proteins:
- a CDS encoding YheC/YheD family protein, producing the protein MSVAVTPILLIPKKVATKKDIKIQLSSRLLDRLCIEKNSDLRFSIGNQIITVKIDIADVSQNEIHLPEQIFSNFSLPMQTYKFLAKYTIENNCLHLGPVVGLLTDFNTDKEEPNFRTIHLFCEELHQGFSELGGFFYVFSYKDFSDTGANGYHFENGKWVYSELPLPEVIYNRIHSRRLEQVASFKSFRKILEQLNIPFFNDRFLSKWEVYEKLMLEEKIHPYIPETRIFSKENLKELIETYHTIFIKPIHGSQGRNIIKLGKEENHFVFQSTLNIDSDFIIKKESIDEIFHQLKPHLHNRIYIIQQGIPLATHQSRSMDFRVLCHKNKKDLWEVTSLVARISAESQFVSNIARGGEITKPLIALSPLFEKEIAKKIVFMMKELSIEAATIICSQFTGITGELGIDIGVDQDGRVWLIEINSKPSKNFEENTVKIRPSAKAIIQFCTKLALDTPRVKED; encoded by the coding sequence ATGTCTGTTGCCGTAACCCCTATTTTGTTAATTCCAAAGAAAGTAGCAACCAAAAAAGATATAAAAATTCAACTATCTAGTCGATTATTGGATCGTTTATGTATTGAAAAAAACAGCGATTTACGTTTTTCGATCGGAAATCAAATCATTACTGTAAAAATAGACATTGCAGATGTATCCCAAAATGAGATCCATCTCCCTGAACAAATCTTCAGCAATTTTTCATTGCCAATGCAAACGTATAAATTCCTAGCAAAATACACTATAGAAAACAATTGTCTTCATCTTGGCCCAGTGGTGGGGCTATTAACTGATTTTAATACAGACAAAGAAGAACCAAATTTTCGAACGATCCACTTATTTTGCGAGGAACTCCATCAAGGATTTTCTGAATTAGGCGGTTTTTTTTATGTATTTTCCTATAAGGATTTTTCGGATACTGGAGCCAATGGATACCATTTTGAAAACGGAAAATGGGTATATTCGGAACTTCCACTGCCTGAGGTAATTTATAATCGAATTCATTCCCGTAGACTTGAACAGGTCGCTAGTTTTAAATCATTCCGAAAAATTCTCGAACAATTGAATATTCCCTTTTTTAATGATCGGTTCCTGTCAAAGTGGGAAGTTTATGAAAAATTAATGTTAGAAGAAAAAATTCATCCCTATATCCCGGAAACACGTATCTTTTCAAAAGAGAATTTAAAAGAATTAATTGAAACGTATCATACTATTTTTATTAAACCAATTCATGGAAGTCAAGGAAGAAACATTATTAAATTAGGAAAAGAAGAAAACCATTTTGTTTTTCAGTCCACTTTAAATATCGATTCAGACTTTATCATAAAAAAAGAATCGATTGATGAAATTTTTCATCAATTAAAACCGCATCTTCATAATAGAATTTATATTATACAACAAGGAATTCCCCTTGCCACCCATCAATCTAGGTCAATGGATTTTAGGGTATTATGTCATAAAAATAAAAAGGATTTGTGGGAAGTAACTTCACTCGTTGCAAGGATCTCAGCTGAATCGCAATTTGTTTCCAATATTGCCAGGGGCGGAGAAATAACGAAACCATTAATTGCGTTAAGCCCATTATTTGAAAAAGAAATAGCAAAAAAGATTGTTTTTATGATGAAAGAACTGTCAATTGAGGCTGCTACTATTATTTGTAGCCAATTTACTGGAATTACAGGTGAACTTGGAATTGATATCGGAGTCGATCAAGATGGAAGAGTTTGGCTGATTGAAATTAACTCAAAGCCTTCCAAAAATTTCGAGGAAAATACAGTAAAAATAAGGCCATCTGCCAAAGCTATCATCCAATTTTGTACAAAACTAGCTTTAGATACACCGAGAGTAAAGGAGGATTAA
- a CDS encoding helix-turn-helix domain-containing protein has product MFSKLQSLFPNALFFTVPPQDSFGTYYLFFDSSRNEWMAIPRADLSEKELNILRTFLELAEPKKSVGSSLTKSWYDFLFLSGKSPVCKEINIRLIQFQITGNEVEQSEMEAALKGFFSNEILIVWENGQSGVVIENQKFLPLSEKELLSMIETFESDFYINISFYIGKQYLFSDHLSYHFQEEKEYFTFGQNHLRTVKLFTFERVFPSYLAFHLPESLRGKLNETLSEVFKEDPEMFSTLKFFLENNLNASLTAKKLYIHRNTLQYRIDKFTDKTGIQLKDFHGAFTVFLSCLIYEQSKYPV; this is encoded by the coding sequence ATGTTTAGTAAATTACAATCTTTATTTCCAAACGCCCTGTTTTTCACTGTTCCCCCACAGGACTCTTTTGGAACATATTATCTCTTTTTTGATTCAAGCCGTAATGAATGGATGGCAATCCCTCGAGCCGATTTAAGTGAAAAGGAATTGAATATCCTTAGAACATTTTTGGAGTTAGCCGAACCTAAAAAATCAGTCGGTTCTTCTCTGACAAAAAGCTGGTATGACTTTTTATTTTTAAGTGGAAAATCTCCAGTTTGCAAGGAGATAAATATTCGTTTGATTCAATTTCAGATAACGGGTAATGAGGTGGAACAATCTGAAATGGAGGCTGCTTTAAAAGGTTTTTTTTCAAATGAAATCCTTATTGTTTGGGAAAATGGTCAAAGTGGGGTTGTTATAGAGAATCAAAAATTCTTACCCTTATCAGAGAAGGAACTTCTTTCGATGATCGAAACTTTCGAAAGTGACTTTTATATAAACATTTCCTTTTATATTGGAAAACAGTACCTGTTCTCCGATCATTTATCTTATCATTTTCAAGAGGAAAAAGAGTATTTTACATTTGGACAAAACCATTTAAGGACTGTTAAACTTTTTACCTTTGAACGTGTCTTTCCTTCATACTTAGCTTTCCATCTCCCAGAATCACTAAGAGGAAAATTAAATGAAACCCTTTCCGAAGTCTTCAAAGAGGATCCTGAAATGTTTTCAACCTTAAAGTTCTTTCTTGAAAATAATTTAAATGCCAGTCTGACAGCAAAAAAACTTTATATACACCGAAATACCTTACAATATCGAATTGATAAATTCACTGATAAAACGGGGATTCAATTAAAGGATTTTCATGGGGCCTTTACAGTCTTTCTATCCTGCCTAATATATGAGCAATCCAAGTATCCAGTATAA
- a CDS encoding YheC/YheD family protein: protein MITFGIMTLTMDSEMTYFNEMAIRATALDIECFHFIPSRIDPITQLVKGKKYDPESCYWIEQEFPIPAILYDRCFYGDDDHSKQCIPIVSWLKSREDLTFLGYGLPNKLELYEVLKNTVLSPYLAHSEPISDISVVLNELTKKKKLILKPINGSQGYGIYYVKKNDKSFNVKTEKQKQIISRIFPNEAKLSQWLKQLLQHRKYLLQPYLELSNNEFQPFDIRILLQKDEFGNWTERGKGIRKGSTGGILSNLSAGGSVIDFETWSATLPNTSKEFICNELEYIKTNLPKLLEKEFMPLFELGVDIGMAKNGSIWILDVNSKPGRKVVLSTAPELKEKLYLAPLLYGKFLTLSHQSERKNYHAKTLSD from the coding sequence TTGATTACATTTGGGATTATGACATTAACGATGGATAGTGAAATGACTTACTTTAATGAAATGGCCATCAGGGCAACTGCTCTTGATATTGAATGTTTCCACTTCATTCCCTCCCGGATTGATCCAATCACGCAACTTGTTAAAGGAAAAAAATATGATCCTGAAAGTTGCTATTGGATAGAACAGGAGTTTCCAATTCCGGCTATTCTTTATGATCGCTGCTTCTATGGGGATGACGATCATTCCAAGCAATGCATTCCCATTGTGTCCTGGTTAAAGAGCAGAGAAGATCTCACATTTTTAGGATATGGCTTGCCAAATAAACTTGAGTTGTATGAAGTCTTAAAAAACACTGTTTTATCCCCTTATTTGGCCCATTCAGAGCCTATTTCAGATATTTCAGTAGTCTTAAATGAGCTAACAAAAAAGAAAAAACTTATTTTAAAACCCATTAATGGTTCACAAGGTTATGGGATTTACTATGTAAAGAAAAACGATAAATCGTTCAATGTAAAAACTGAAAAACAAAAGCAAATTATCTCGAGAATTTTTCCAAATGAAGCAAAACTTAGCCAGTGGTTAAAGCAATTACTTCAGCACCGCAAATATCTTTTGCAACCTTACTTAGAATTATCAAATAATGAATTTCAACCATTCGACATTCGAATCCTGCTTCAAAAAGATGAATTTGGAAATTGGACAGAACGAGGAAAGGGAATACGAAAAGGAAGTACAGGTGGGATTCTTTCAAATTTAAGTGCAGGTGGTTCTGTCATTGACTTCGAAACATGGTCGGCAACCCTTCCCAACACATCCAAAGAGTTTATTTGCAATGAGTTAGAATATATTAAAACGAATCTTCCTAAATTGCTGGAAAAAGAATTTATGCCATTGTTTGAGCTCGGAGTTGATATTGGGATGGCGAAGAATGGATCTATTTGGATTCTAGATGTTAATTCCAAGCCAGGAAGAAAGGTTGTGTTAAGCACCGCACCTGAGTTGAAGGAAAAATTATATCTTGCCCCACTTCTATACGGGAAATTTCTAACTTTGTCTCATCAAAGTGAAAGGAAGAATTATCATGCGAAAACGCTATCTGATTGA
- a CDS encoding YlbF family regulator — translation MAVNLYDAAYGLETAIRQSEEYTQLKQSYADVNADDSAKKMFDHFRQVQMDIQQKQMMGQEISQAEVEQAQQMVALVQKNEKISKLMQAEQRMGMVIGELNQVIMKPLEELYGK, via the coding sequence ATGGCAGTAAATTTATATGATGCAGCCTACGGACTTGAGACTGCAATTCGTCAAAGCGAAGAGTATACACAATTAAAACAATCGTATGCTGATGTAAATGCTGATGATTCAGCAAAAAAGATGTTTGACCATTTTCGCCAAGTTCAAATGGACATTCAGCAAAAACAAATGATGGGTCAAGAAATCTCGCAAGCAGAAGTGGAACAGGCACAGCAAATGGTTGCTCTTGTCCAAAAAAATGAAAAGATTTCAAAGCTTATGCAAGCAGAACAACGAATGGGTATGGTTATTGGTGAATTGAACCAAGTTATCATGAAACCTTTAGAAGAACTATACGGAAAATAG
- a CDS encoding YheC/YheD family protein → MKLFYDSTSANWYHTNYETVITMGGEKEIISKQQKGNLEDTSFNLKIKNKHIGPLIGIMSARKRDGTIAGNGPLFRELQKKLISYHGISFIFTPDGVKDNFISGYIYLPDRDNWMKVKLPFPDLVYNRVPFRKLEQDKDYCSVLLKLKEKNILFFNPCFIDKYTLYLLLQNHPILQEFLPNTEVIHKQTNFQAFLEKYQSVYLKPTQSARGKGIFRLKLLNQSEIHLEGLSSREIYPTPLSFWREWESVLIEENYIVQEEIHSAEYDGKRFDFRILAHAESEGYQVTGIGIRQSQGQGLTTHLSNGGELLSYELLRSNEHDQFIKTVVDHIGRTLTEQIGFFGEFSIDAGISVAGKYYIYEVNSKPMSFDEEEIEKRKITQLCRLFLKLTDFLE, encoded by the coding sequence ATGAAACTATTCTATGACAGCACATCCGCAAATTGGTATCATACCAATTATGAAACAGTGATTACCATGGGTGGGGAAAAAGAAATCATCTCAAAGCAACAAAAAGGCAATTTAGAAGATACCAGCTTCAATTTAAAAATTAAAAACAAACATATAGGGCCGCTTATTGGGATAATGTCAGCAAGAAAAAGGGATGGAACGATTGCCGGGAACGGCCCTCTTTTTAGGGAACTGCAAAAAAAGCTTATTTCATATCATGGAATAAGCTTTATTTTTACTCCTGATGGAGTTAAGGATAATTTTATAAGTGGCTATATCTATTTACCTGACCGTGATAATTGGATGAAGGTAAAGTTGCCTTTTCCTGACCTTGTCTATAACCGGGTCCCCTTCAGAAAATTAGAGCAAGATAAAGATTATTGTTCAGTTTTGTTGAAATTAAAGGAAAAGAACATTCTTTTTTTTAATCCATGTTTTATTGATAAATATACTCTTTATCTTCTCTTGCAAAATCACCCTATTTTGCAAGAATTTTTGCCAAATACAGAAGTGATCCACAAACAAACCAATTTTCAGGCTTTTTTAGAAAAATATCAATCTGTCTATTTGAAACCGACACAATCGGCAAGGGGAAAAGGAATTTTCCGATTAAAGCTTTTGAATCAATCAGAAATTCACCTTGAAGGACTCTCAAGTAGAGAAATCTATCCCACCCCCCTTAGTTTTTGGAGAGAATGGGAATCCGTGCTAATTGAAGAAAATTATATTGTTCAGGAGGAAATTCATTCAGCAGAATACGATGGAAAGAGATTTGATTTCAGAATCCTCGCCCATGCCGAAAGTGAAGGATATCAAGTCACTGGGATCGGAATTAGGCAATCACAGGGACAGGGGCTGACCACTCATCTTTCAAATGGAGGGGAATTACTTTCTTATGAGCTTCTACGGTCAAATGAACATGATCAATTTATAAAAACAGTAGTTGACCATATTGGAAGGACCTTAACAGAGCAGATTGGATTTTTTGGTGAATTTTCAATTGACGCAGGGATTAGCGTAGCTGGAAAATATTATATTTACGAAGTAAACTCCAAACCCATGAGCTTTGACGAAGAAGAAATTGAGAAAAGGAAAATAACGCAACTTTGCCGCTTATTCCTTAAACTTACTGATTTTCTAGAATAA
- the fumC gene encoding class II fumarate hydratase: MENFRIEKDTLGEVQVPSEKYWGAQTQRSKENFKIGTEKMPIEVIYALTNIKKAASLVNNQLGKLNSEKMTAIQNACNEILTGNFDDQFPLVVWQTGSGTQTNMNVNEVIANRANELLRSQNSEEKVHANDDVNMSQSSNDTFPSAMHMAAYQFLNVNLIPALQELKSALISKEKEFEGLVKIGRTHLQDATPITLGQEISGWRAMLDKNEKMVNEVGKYLLDLAIGGTAVGTGLNTHPEFAERVAKEISNLTNYPFKTSENKFQALTSHNEIVLVHGSLKALAADLMKIANDIRFLASGPRSGIGELILPVNEPGSSIMPGKVNPTQSEALTMIVCQVFGNDFTIGFAASQGNFELNVFKPVIIYNFIQSIRLLSDGMRTFSEKCVKGIAANKKVIKSHLEQSLMLVTALNPHIGYEKAAEIAKLAYKENLTLKEAAQKTGYVSPEQFDQWIKPENMV; this comes from the coding sequence ATGGAAAACTTTAGAATTGAAAAAGACACACTTGGTGAGGTACAAGTACCTTCAGAAAAATACTGGGGTGCACAGACCCAGCGGAGTAAAGAAAATTTCAAAATTGGAACAGAAAAAATGCCAATAGAAGTTATTTATGCTTTGACCAATATAAAAAAGGCAGCTTCACTAGTTAACAATCAGCTGGGTAAATTAAACTCAGAAAAAATGACAGCAATCCAAAATGCCTGTAATGAAATTCTAACTGGGAATTTTGATGATCAATTCCCACTTGTGGTCTGGCAAACCGGTAGCGGGACACAAACAAATATGAACGTTAATGAGGTAATTGCTAACAGAGCAAATGAATTATTAAGGAGTCAAAATAGCGAGGAAAAAGTACATGCGAATGATGATGTTAACATGTCTCAAAGTTCTAATGATACGTTTCCTTCTGCGATGCACATGGCAGCTTACCAGTTTTTAAACGTGAACTTAATTCCAGCATTACAGGAACTAAAAAGTGCACTAATTAGTAAGGAAAAGGAATTCGAGGGACTTGTTAAGATAGGGAGAACACATTTACAGGATGCAACGCCGATTACATTGGGACAGGAAATAAGCGGTTGGAGAGCAATGCTTGATAAAAATGAAAAAATGGTAAATGAAGTAGGTAAATATCTGCTTGATTTGGCTATTGGTGGAACAGCAGTAGGAACTGGGCTCAATACTCATCCTGAATTTGCTGAAAGAGTAGCAAAAGAAATATCGAATCTAACCAACTATCCATTTAAAACATCCGAAAATAAATTCCAGGCGCTAACAAGTCATAATGAAATAGTGCTTGTTCATGGTTCATTGAAAGCATTAGCAGCAGATTTAATGAAGATTGCTAATGACATCCGCTTCCTTGCAAGTGGTCCAAGAAGTGGTATTGGAGAATTAATTCTTCCTGTTAATGAACCTGGAAGCTCCATCATGCCAGGAAAAGTAAATCCAACTCAAAGTGAAGCGTTAACTATGATTGTTTGTCAAGTGTTTGGAAATGATTTCACAATAGGTTTTGCAGCAAGCCAAGGGAATTTCGAACTGAATGTTTTTAAACCCGTGATCATTTATAATTTCATTCAGTCCATTCGATTGCTTTCTGATGGAATGAGAACCTTCTCCGAAAAGTGTGTAAAGGGGATAGCAGCAAATAAAAAGGTAATTAAAAGTCATCTTGAACAATCACTAATGCTTGTTACTGCTTTAAACCCCCATATTGGTTATGAAAAAGCAGCAGAAATTGCAAAGCTTGCTTATAAGGAAAATTTAACTTTAAAGGAAGCTGCCCAAAAGACAGGATATGTGTCACCCGAACAATTTGATCAATGGATAAAACCAGAAAATATGGTTTAA
- a CDS encoding alpha/beta-type small acid-soluble spore protein: MASNNNSNQLLVPGVEQALDQMKYEIASEFGVQLGADTTSRANGSVGGEITKRLVAMAEQQLGGGFQR, encoded by the coding sequence ATGGCAAGTAACAACAACTCTAACCAACTTTTAGTACCAGGCGTGGAACAAGCTCTTGACCAAATGAAGTATGAGATCGCTTCTGAATTCGGAGTACAATTAGGTGCTGATACTACATCTCGTGCCAACGGATCTGTTGGAGGAGAAATCACAAAACGTCTAGTTGCAATGGCAGAACAACAACTTGGTGGCGGATTCCAACGTTAA
- a CDS encoding NAD(P)H-binding protein produces the protein MNICLLGASGRVGSVVLERALSNNYNVHALVRDTTKLLTKSQTLTIFEGNSLHEKDVAAVMKGTDVVICALNTEGTTTLSESMPIIIREMGNLGIKRIISIGTAGILQARTDSSLYRFQSSESRRKSTKDAEEHLKAYLKLKDSGLDWTIVCPTYLPLGERVGSYRYEANFLPENPSSISVFDTADFAFQQLFTDQFIRLRVGITY, from the coding sequence GTGAACATTTGCCTTTTAGGTGCATCAGGACGTGTTGGATCAGTTGTCCTCGAGAGGGCACTTTCAAATAATTATAACGTCCATGCTCTTGTAAGAGATACTACTAAGCTTTTAACTAAAAGCCAAACCCTTACAATTTTTGAAGGGAATTCCTTACACGAAAAAGATGTTGCTGCAGTTATGAAAGGGACAGATGTCGTCATTTGTGCCTTGAACACTGAAGGGACAACTACCCTTTCCGAGTCAATGCCAATTATTATTAGGGAAATGGGGAATCTTGGAATTAAACGCATTATATCCATTGGAACAGCTGGAATCCTTCAGGCACGAACGGATTCGAGCCTTTATCGTTTTCAATCTTCTGAATCAAGACGAAAAAGTACCAAGGATGCTGAAGAACATTTAAAAGCCTATTTGAAATTAAAGGATTCCGGGCTGGATTGGACCATAGTCTGTCCAACGTATTTACCCTTGGGTGAAAGAGTTGGTAGCTACCGCTATGAAGCGAATTTTCTCCCAGAAAATCCTTCCTCTATCTCTGTTTTTGATACTGCGGATTTTGCTTTTCAACAGCTATTTACAGATCAATTTATACGATTAAGGGTCGGGATTACATACTAA
- a CDS encoding Cof-type HAD-IIB family hydrolase, whose protein sequence is MIYRLLALNIDGTLLQSNGKLHKSTRDAVEYVQQKGIFVTLVTSRSFPSARKVARALKIKIPLVTQQGAYISGAQEKPIYVKRINEEVTYDTVRFLEEFPCQIRLVNEQFSLANKLKINNDLLVKTVFTSGDPVFYSQQFVPSLSEALHDQPLTPSKVEVYFEEESDLQDAKKALSKMYNEIDLIQLDALRMDIVSSGISKLSGLAYLGNQLGVSKNEMVVIGDSLDDIPMLEAVSLGVAMGNASIEVKKAADWITRSENEHGVAYMVKEHFRKQQPIEFLRKMNIIKK, encoded by the coding sequence ATGATTTATCGCTTACTTGCGTTAAATATTGATGGAACGCTTCTCCAGTCAAATGGTAAACTCCATAAATCGACTAGGGATGCTGTAGAATATGTTCAACAAAAAGGGATCTTTGTTACACTTGTTACTTCACGTAGTTTTCCATCAGCTCGAAAGGTTGCAAGAGCGTTAAAAATTAAAATACCACTCGTGACACAACAAGGTGCATATATCTCCGGTGCCCAAGAAAAACCTATTTATGTGAAAAGAATAAATGAAGAAGTAACGTATGATACTGTCCGCTTTTTAGAAGAGTTTCCATGCCAAATACGATTGGTGAACGAGCAATTTTCGCTAGCAAATAAGTTGAAGATAAACAATGATTTGCTAGTTAAAACGGTTTTTACATCTGGTGACCCGGTTTTTTACTCGCAGCAATTTGTTCCTTCATTAAGTGAAGCATTGCATGACCAGCCGCTGACTCCTTCAAAAGTCGAGGTTTATTTTGAAGAAGAATCTGATCTGCAAGATGCCAAAAAGGCATTAAGTAAAATGTATAATGAAATTGATTTAATTCAACTTGATGCTCTAAGGATGGATATTGTTTCATCTGGCATATCTAAATTAAGTGGATTAGCCTATTTAGGTAATCAACTTGGAGTTTCAAAAAATGAAATGGTGGTAATTGGTGATAGCTTGGATGATATTCCGATGTTAGAAGCGGTTAGTCTTGGAGTTGCCATGGGCAATGCAAGTATTGAAGTGAAAAAAGCTGCTGATTGGATCACTAGATCCGAAAATGAACATGGTGTCGCATATATGGTAAAGGAACATTTTCGAAAACAGCAGCCAATTGAGTTTCTAAGAAAGATGAATATTATTAAGAAATAA
- a CDS encoding sn-glycerol-3-phosphate ABC transporter ATP-binding protein UgpC, with protein sequence MAELKLDHIFKIYDNKVTAVEDFNLHIDDKEFVVFVGPSGCGKSTTLRMIAGLEEISKGDFYIDGKRVNDVAPKDRDIAMVFQNYALYPHMSVYDNMAFGLKLRKFPKDEIDRRVQDAAKILGLEAYLTRKPKALSGGQRQRVALGRAIVRDAKVFLMDEPLSNLDAKLRVAMRAEIAKLHRRLQTTTIYVTHDQTEAMTMATRLVVMKDGIIQQVGAPKDVYEKPENVFVGGFIGSPAMNFFNGALKDGKFVIGNESLSVPEGKMKFLREQGYVGKAIILGVRPEDIHDEPIFIDASAGSKISATIDVSELTGAETMIYSSVGDQDFVARVDSRTDIKPGDKLELAFDMNKAHFFDADTELRIRP encoded by the coding sequence ATGGCTGAGTTAAAACTAGATCATATTTTTAAAATTTATGATAATAAAGTAACAGCAGTAGAGGATTTTAATCTTCATATTGATGATAAAGAATTTGTTGTCTTTGTTGGCCCCTCAGGCTGCGGAAAGTCTACCACATTACGTATGATCGCAGGTCTTGAAGAAATTTCAAAAGGTGACTTTTACATTGATGGTAAAAGAGTCAATGATGTTGCACCTAAAGATCGAGATATCGCGATGGTTTTCCAAAACTATGCATTATATCCACATATGAGTGTTTATGATAATATGGCCTTCGGTTTAAAACTTCGTAAATTTCCGAAAGATGAAATTGATCGCCGTGTTCAGGATGCTGCAAAAATCCTTGGATTAGAAGCATATTTAACTCGGAAGCCAAAAGCCCTATCAGGCGGTCAACGTCAGCGTGTAGCTCTAGGACGTGCCATTGTCCGTGATGCTAAGGTATTCCTTATGGATGAACCTCTTTCAAACCTTGATGCAAAATTGCGTGTCGCCATGCGTGCTGAAATAGCTAAGCTACACCGTCGTTTACAAACAACAACGATTTACGTTACACATGACCAAACTGAGGCTATGACAATGGCAACACGGTTGGTTGTTATGAAGGACGGAATTATCCAACAAGTTGGTGCTCCAAAAGACGTGTATGAAAAACCAGAAAATGTTTTTGTTGGTGGTTTTATTGGTTCACCCGCTATGAACTTCTTTAATGGTGCGCTTAAGGATGGCAAATTTGTGATTGGAAATGAATCTCTTTCTGTCCCAGAAGGAAAAATGAAATTCCTTCGTGAGCAAGGGTATGTTGGAAAGGCAATCATTTTAGGAGTACGCCCTGAAGACATTCATGATGAGCCAATTTTCATTGATGCCTCTGCTGGTTCAAAAATTTCTGCTACTATTGATGTTTCTGAGCTAACTGGAGCAGAAACAATGATCTACTCTAGTGTTGGTGATCAAGATTTTGTTGCTCGTGTTGACTCTCGTACAGATATTAAACCTGGTGATAAACTAGAACTTGCTTTTGATATGAACAAAGCACATTTCTTTGATGCAGATACAGAATTGCGAATCCGACCATAA
- a CDS encoding YhzD family protein — MNTYKLTAFMPNGEKILDEAFQATNDEAAKEIGLKLLSEKSLTEQTHRCTSPKGKLLLFHS; from the coding sequence ATGAATACCTACAAATTAACAGCTTTTATGCCTAATGGCGAAAAAATTTTAGATGAAGCATTCCAGGCTACTAATGATGAAGCAGCAAAAGAAATAGGCTTAAAACTATTATCCGAAAAATCTCTAACAGAACAAACCCACCGTTGTACGTCACCTAAAGGAAAGCTCCTTTTATTTCATTCTTAA
- a CDS encoding YheC/YheD family protein, translating to MRKRYLIEVANNDQMIVLCPQAIMSNQSIKKIAFGSKSLDVDFLAHPEKKDRIVISKKIRDILQFPNFEIPLHLFFQDQTLFIGPLIGIFTAGFTPFPLKPIGERSSIFAKLLSVNKSVGALPFVFGEQHIDWDQAQIKGYFYHENNWKVIDIPFPNVIYDRLPNRKSERNPSLKKVKDRLQKDYLIPWYNPGFFNKLDIYERLQQEDSVTNYLPETHPFTSFSSIETMLSNYGHVYVKPINGSLGLGVHQIIYDKQTGAYFCRYRDSEGVNRLRKFTSLEGLFHSVFTNKSLGSMIVQQGIHLLKTEKRSIDFRVHTNKDAEGTWHLTAIAAKIAGLGSVTTHVRSGGEVKTLKEIFPEEKSKLFSEKLTEAALLLSKALERNMEGIIGEIGFDLGIDLNGDIWLFEANSKPGRSIFTHPDLKKFDLLTRKLSIAFAVFLTEQSILYPEEIFK from the coding sequence ATGCGAAAACGCTATCTGATTGAAGTAGCGAATAATGATCAAATGATTGTTCTTTGCCCGCAAGCTATAATGAGCAATCAATCAATCAAAAAAATTGCTTTCGGTTCGAAATCATTAGATGTGGACTTTCTTGCCCATCCTGAAAAAAAGGATCGAATTGTAATAAGCAAAAAAATTAGAGATATCCTTCAATTTCCTAACTTTGAAATTCCTTTGCACCTATTTTTTCAAGATCAAACACTCTTTATCGGGCCATTAATTGGGATTTTCACTGCGGGGTTCACTCCTTTTCCATTAAAGCCAATTGGTGAACGCTCTTCGATCTTTGCTAAGCTTCTTTCAGTGAATAAATCTGTTGGCGCCCTTCCCTTTGTTTTTGGAGAACAGCATATTGATTGGGATCAAGCACAAATAAAGGGGTATTTTTACCACGAAAACAATTGGAAAGTAATTGATATTCCCTTTCCGAATGTCATTTATGACCGTTTGCCGAATCGAAAAAGCGAAAGAAATCCATCATTAAAGAAAGTGAAGGATCGTTTGCAGAAGGATTATCTTATTCCCTGGTATAATCCAGGATTTTTCAATAAGCTTGATATTTACGAGAGATTACAGCAAGAAGATTCTGTAACGAATTATTTACCAGAAACTCATCCCTTTACCTCCTTTTCTTCTATTGAGACAATGCTCTCAAACTATGGTCACGTATACGTGAAACCTATAAACGGAAGCCTTGGCCTTGGTGTACATCAAATTATTTACGATAAACAAACCGGTGCTTATTTCTGCCGGTATCGGGATAGTGAAGGTGTAAATCGTTTGCGGAAATTCACTAGTCTTGAAGGCCTTTTTCATTCTGTATTTACCAACAAAAGCCTTGGGAGCATGATTGTCCAGCAAGGAATTCATTTATTAAAAACCGAAAAGCGCTCGATAGATTTTCGAGTTCATACAAATAAAGATGCGGAGGGAACTTGGCATTTAACTGCCATTGCTGCGAAAATTGCCGGACTCGGAAGCGTAACGACCCACGTACGAAGTGGAGGAGAAGTTAAGACTCTTAAGGAAATATTTCCGGAGGAAAAAAGCAAGCTTTTTTCAGAAAAACTAACTGAAGCAGCACTCCTACTCAGTAAAGCTTTAGAGAGAAATATGGAGGGGATCATCGGGGAGATCGGTTTTGATTTAGGAATTGACCTGAACGGTGATATATGGTTATTCGAAGCAAACTCGAAACCAGGTAGATCGATTTTTACTCATCCAGACTTAAAAAAATTTGATTTATTAACACGGAAATTATCGATTGCTTTTGCCGTCTTTCTAACCGAACAATCCATTCTTTATCCCGAGGAAATTTTCAAATGA